One genomic region from uncultured Cohaesibacter sp. encodes:
- the argS gene encoding arginine--tRNA ligase — protein MNVFTIFTDRVKAAISEIGLTARDGSELDLSRVIVEPPRDAAHGDLATNAAMVLSKQVGMKPRDVADKIVEALAKDKDVAKVDVAGPGFINMALSDDFWRGLVKTIVTAGEAFGRCDLGAGSKINVEYVSANPTGPMHVGHTRGAVLGDCIANLLDFAGYDVCREYYINDAGAQVDVLARSAFLRYCEALGDDIGTIPDGLYPGDYLVPVGEALAKEHGDKLKKASEEEWLPLVRAFAVDAMMEMIRGDLGALNVNHDVFFSERSLIYGEKDRVKEAIDWLSDKGHVYVGTLPPPKGQLPDDWEDREQTLFRSTEFGDDIDRPLKKSDGSNTYFANDIAYHFDKFKRGYSKQVDILGADHGGYVKRLKSAVAAITQGEGGLEVKICQLVNLMRNGEQLKMSKRAGNFITLRDVVEEVGVDAVRFMMMYRKSEVTIDFDFAKVTEQSKDNPVFYVQYAHARTASIFRQAANEVPNLSVGLEDLANADLSAINDDLELALIRKLSEYPRIVEGAAETQEPHRVAFYLYDLAGYFHAVWNKGKEMPQLRFINVKDEKMTLARLALVQAVATVISSGLGLLGVNAPEEMR, from the coding sequence ATGAACGTCTTTACTATTTTTACCGACCGGGTCAAGGCTGCAATCAGCGAGATCGGATTGACGGCACGCGATGGCTCAGAGCTTGACCTGTCCCGTGTGATCGTCGAGCCTCCGCGCGATGCGGCCCATGGTGATCTGGCCACCAACGCTGCGATGGTCCTGTCCAAACAGGTTGGCATGAAACCGCGCGATGTTGCCGATAAAATCGTTGAAGCGCTCGCTAAGGACAAGGACGTGGCCAAGGTGGATGTCGCCGGGCCGGGCTTTATCAATATGGCGCTGTCCGATGATTTCTGGCGAGGTCTGGTGAAGACGATCGTTACGGCCGGTGAGGCGTTCGGTCGTTGCGATCTCGGGGCAGGCTCGAAGATCAATGTCGAATATGTATCCGCCAACCCGACCGGCCCTATGCATGTGGGCCACACGCGTGGCGCCGTTCTGGGCGATTGTATCGCCAATCTTCTCGATTTTGCCGGCTATGATGTGTGCCGCGAATATTACATCAACGATGCGGGTGCGCAGGTGGATGTTTTGGCTCGGTCTGCTTTTCTGCGGTATTGCGAAGCTTTGGGCGATGATATCGGCACCATTCCAGATGGTCTTTATCCGGGCGATTATCTTGTGCCTGTTGGTGAGGCGCTGGCCAAGGAACATGGCGACAAGCTGAAAAAGGCAAGTGAAGAGGAATGGTTGCCTCTGGTGCGGGCCTTTGCCGTTGATGCGATGATGGAGATGATCCGGGGTGATCTGGGCGCACTCAATGTCAATCATGATGTCTTCTTCTCCGAACGCAGCCTTATCTATGGCGAGAAGGATCGGGTAAAGGAAGCCATCGACTGGCTGTCTGACAAGGGACATGTTTATGTCGGCACCCTGCCACCACCCAAGGGGCAGCTTCCCGATGATTGGGAAGATCGCGAACAGACCCTGTTCCGGTCAACCGAGTTTGGCGACGATATTGACCGGCCTTTGAAGAAATCCGATGGCAGCAACACATATTTCGCCAATGACATTGCCTATCACTTTGATAAGTTCAAACGGGGCTATTCCAAGCAGGTCGATATTCTCGGTGCTGACCATGGTGGCTATGTCAAACGGCTGAAATCTGCTGTTGCAGCTATCACTCAGGGTGAGGGCGGTCTGGAAGTCAAGATTTGTCAGCTGGTCAATCTGATGCGCAATGGCGAGCAGCTCAAGATGTCCAAGCGCGCCGGCAACTTCATCACGTTGCGCGATGTGGTGGAAGAAGTGGGCGTTGATGCCGTGCGCTTCATGATGATGTACCGCAAGTCCGAGGTGACGATTGACTTCGATTTTGCAAAAGTTACGGAACAGAGCAAAGATAATCCGGTTTTCTACGTGCAATATGCGCATGCCCGGACCGCTTCCATTTTCCGTCAGGCTGCAAATGAAGTGCCAAATCTGTCTGTCGGGCTGGAAGATCTAGCAAATGCCGATCTGAGTGCTATAAATGATGATCTGGAATTGGCGTTAATCAGAAAGCTGTCAGAATATCCGCGTATAGTAGAGGGTGCGGCCGAAACACAAGAGCCCCACAGGGTTGCGTTTTACCTTTATGATCTTGCTGGATATTTCCACGCTGTGTGGAACAAAGGCAAGGAAATGCCGCAATTACGCTTTATTAACGTTAAAGATGAGAAAATGACTCTAGCGCGCTTGGCTCTTGTTCAGGCAGTGGCCACGGTAATCAGTTCTGGCCTCGGTCTGCTTGGTGTGAATGCACCTGAAGAAATGCGATAG
- a CDS encoding deoxyguanosinetriphosphate triphosphohydrolase: MVSAIGFGAQPRARYAVLPHESKGRLFEEAASPTRTPFQRDRDRIIHSSAFRRLQAKTQVFLYHEGDMFRTRLTHTLEVSQIARSIARALSVDEDLAEALALSHDLGHTPFGHAGERALNKVMQPYGGFDHNAQSLRAVTALEQCYAEHDGLNLSWETLEGLVKHNGPLTDRDGKGIGHYEGGLPYAIRVYAEQQDLMLWSYASIEAQAAAIADDIAYNSHDIDDGLRAMLISLDQLRDVPLVCDLLKEVEAIYPGLSEERTAHEIVRRLITRMVEDVINTSMDNLKRLAPQSVEDVRNASETIVHFSSEMTAAVTGIRQFLFHNVYREDHVMRIMRGAEQVLEDLFVYHFNAPDMMPLNWQFDLDGAPRKLVARRVADYVAGMTDRFAIQEHQRLFDVTPDLG, from the coding sequence GGCTGCCAGTCCCACGCGCACACCCTTCCAGCGAGATAGGGATCGTATCATTCATTCCTCGGCCTTCCGGCGCCTGCAGGCAAAGACGCAGGTGTTTCTCTATCACGAAGGGGACATGTTCCGAACGCGCCTGACCCACACGCTGGAGGTTTCCCAAATCGCCCGTTCCATTGCGCGTGCTCTGTCTGTTGATGAAGATCTGGCTGAAGCGCTGGCGCTTTCGCATGATCTGGGACACACGCCGTTTGGCCATGCGGGGGAGCGGGCGCTCAACAAGGTGATGCAGCCTTATGGCGGGTTTGATCACAATGCCCAGTCCTTGCGGGCCGTGACCGCGCTTGAGCAATGCTATGCAGAACATGATGGCCTCAATCTGAGCTGGGAAACCCTGGAAGGGCTCGTCAAGCATAATGGACCGTTGACCGACCGGGACGGGAAGGGGATCGGGCATTATGAAGGCGGGTTGCCCTATGCCATTCGCGTTTATGCCGAGCAACAGGACCTGATGCTCTGGTCCTATGCCAGCATCGAAGCGCAGGCGGCTGCCATTGCGGACGATATCGCCTATAATTCCCATGATATTGACGATGGCTTGCGTGCGATGCTGATCTCTCTGGATCAATTGCGGGATGTGCCTCTGGTCTGCGACTTGCTCAAAGAGGTGGAGGCAATCTATCCGGGGCTGTCTGAAGAACGCACGGCCCATGAAATCGTGCGTAGGCTGATCACGCGGATGGTTGAAGACGTCATCAATACGTCGATGGACAATCTCAAGAGGCTGGCTCCGCAATCGGTCGAGGATGTGCGTAATGCATCTGAGACGATTGTTCATTTTTCCAGTGAAATGACCGCTGCCGTGACGGGAATCAGACAGTTTCTTTTTCATAATGTTTATCGGGAAGACCATGTCATGCGCATCATGCGTGGTGCGGAGCAGGTGCTTGAAGATCTCTTTGTCTATCACTTTAATGCACCGGACATGATGCCGCTAAACTGGCAGTTTGACCTTGATGGAGCGCCACGGAAACTCGTTGCGCGTCGCGTTGCTGACTATGTGGCTGGTATGACAGACCGTTTTGCCATTCAGGAACATCAACGTCTGTTTGACGTCACCCCGGATTTGGGTTAG